In Flavobacteriales bacterium, the genomic stretch ATTCGCTGCGGTTGGTGATGCCACCGGCCATCAATCTTTCGCTGGCGGTCATCTTTTATTGGAGTTTCTATCTGGTAATTGGAGATAAAGGCTTGACGGCTGCCTATTTCTCAGGCTTCACATTTGGCTACATGGTGTATGACCTGATGCATTTTGCAACGCACTTCTTCAATTTCAAATGGAAGCCGTTCCAATTCCTCAAGCGCAGTCATCTGTTGCATCATTACCGCGAGCCGAACAGTGGTTTCGGGTTGAGCACCGTTTTCTGGGACCGTGTCTTTGGCACCTTGCATCCACCGGAGGTGATGAAAAAGGTGAAAATGGACAGCTAAGCGAAGGCTTTGAACTCATGGGACGGGGCCAAGGTGCGGTCAATTACTTTGACGTCTTTCATGCCTCCCAATATCGTTTTCAGTTGTTCGATGCTTGCATGTACCTGAAGCGTGACGATGACATCCGTACCTGAATCGGACCATCTCCTAAAATCAGCATCGAAGAGCAGTAGGTCGGGGATGTGCGCTAAAAAGCGCTCCGCCTGTTTGTGACTCCAAGCCCTGAACTTGAACTCATTTGGTACAGCATTTTCCATGATACAGTTCCTTAATTCCACTATGAAGATACGACCGAGGATGATCGGCCTTGCCAACTTTTGGACGAATCGATGAACGATGCTTACCATTGCGCAACTTTCACCTATCAGGTGTGTTTGTGTTTACTGAGATGAGAAAGCTACTTTGGTTTTTGGCAATAATGGCGTTTGTCGGCTGTGGCGGCACGAATTCCACGGCACCTGATTTTGAGACCCGGTTGATCGATGGAACCCCGTTCAAACTTTCTGAATTGAAGGGGCAGTATATTGTGATCGATTTCTGGGCATCGTGGTGCGGGCCGTGCATCCATGAAATGCCGCAACTTATTGCTTTGCACAACAAGTATGGAGACAAGGTGGCCTTTGTGACCATTGCACTGGAGAAAAATGACCGTACTTGGAGAAAAGTGACCGAACGGTTCGGGTTCTCGTGGAAGTATCAGGTCGTGGAGGAGGTTCCCTTTGTACTCTCCTCATCCATTGCGCGTGCGTTTGGCGTAACGGAAATCCCCACCAAGTTCATCATCACTCCCGAAGGAAAACTCATCTCAGGAATGGACTACCAACAGATGGATGAGTTCTTAGGCCATTCCGCCCTCTAAGAAATCTCCCGAAGTATTGCTGCCTTCGTAATCGGCTTTCACATCTTGGTAAAACTTTACCATGGTAACTTGGGCGAACGGAACGAACCACAACAAGGCAATGCCAAGGGTAAGCATGCAAAGAAGCGCCAACCCGAAGAACATGAGTCCCAATCCAAGCAGTTTCATTTTGTAACCCTTCATCATTTGCCAACTCTTCTGTAGCGCATCGTAAGCACCGATCTCGTTGTCATCTGAAATAATATACATGCTCAGTGCAAGGCCAAGGGAAATAATGATCCCCGGTATGATCAAGAGGATGAAACCGACCATTCC encodes the following:
- a CDS encoding redoxin domain-containing protein, giving the protein MRKLLWFLAIMAFVGCGGTNSTAPDFETRLIDGTPFKLSELKGQYIVIDFWASWCGPCIHEMPQLIALHNKYGDKVAFVTIALEKNDRTWRKVTERFGFSWKYQVVEEVPFVLSSSIARAFGVTEIPTKFIITPEGKLISGMDYQQMDEFLGHSAL
- a CDS encoding DUF975 family protein, whose protein sequence is MTPNTELMSQATDSLRGKWGLAIGTFLVYMLLTLVLQVIPYLGTIVGLFIGGPFALGLIIFAKNIANDTDPKLEQIFDGFKHFGTSLATYLLAAVAGMVGFILLIIPGIIISLGLALSMYIISDDNEIGAYDALQKSWQMMKGYKMKLLGLGLMFFGLALLCMLTLGIALLWFVPFAQVTMVKFYQDVKADYEGSNTSGDFLEGGMA
- a CDS encoding fatty acid hydroxylase, translated to MADKRLFVSNRNESPKMFENPILDFFSRIHVSSVPILFVPISSYFMYRAVADFGVNWMVAAGLFFAGYAFWTLMEYCIHRFFFHREFTGKIGKRIHYIAHGIHHDFPNDSLRLVMPPAINLSLAVIFYWSFYLVIGDKGLTAAYFSGFTFGYMVYDLMHFATHFFNFKWKPFQFLKRSHLLHHYREPNSGFGLSTVFWDRVFGTLHPPEVMKKVKMDS